GTGATCTCTGGTTTGTGTCCTTTTCCCTGTGGTCGCAGTTGTTCTCCGCCAAGGAAGAGTTGTGGTGGAAAAACATGATGAAtgataaagaaagaaagagagaaagaaagagaaggagaaatagCATACATGGATTCAAAAAGAACCAAAATGGCTGTCTAGTGTCTTGCCCTTCTCTATGTCCTGATGCTATCAATTCTGATCAACCAGAAAGCTGATGcagcattcaactgtgtccggACTCACTCCTTGCTCAAACGCCAACAGGAAGTACATTGTCTTCCTCACCTTTGCCATCTCTGCAATCCGCTCGCCAAACTCCTGGGCGTCGGCCTCGTAGTGGTGCACTGGCATTTCGTCCGGCTCGCCCTCGTCTCTCCAGAACACCCCGACGGGCTCCAGCAGCTGGCGGTTCATTAGGTGGGTGAGGTCGGGGGTCCAGAGCTGCGAGGTGGCGGTCAGGGTGATGCGGCCCGGGTGCTTCAGGCGCACGTCCCAATGGGCGAAACGCAAGGCCTGCTGGGTGAAATCCAGGCGGTAGACAGCCTCGTGGTCCTGTAGGAGGCGCTCGCCGTCCTGTCGCTTCCCTCTGCGCTGTTGCAGCGAGCAAACCCGCTGGCGCATCACCTCAGTCAAATCAGGGTCAGGTCGGAAGTGCAGCTGCAGTGTGGAGTGGGCGGACATCTTTGTTTTGGGTTTAGAGGGTGATGGGTCAAAGGGGTGGGCAAGTCTGGCTGAGTCTTCTCACTCAGGAGTCCCCTCTCCGTCTGTCTCGCTCTTTTGCCGGGTGCGTTCAGCCCGCAGATCCAGACAATCCTCTCTGACCCGTGGTTTGCCTTCCCTTTCGTCGTCTTGCTTTCGTCTCTGTTCGTCGGCAGCTCCTTCTTTATTGGGCTCAGAGTGGGTTTGTGCACGCCCATAACACCCCGAGACCAGGGCCTCGTCGTTGTTGATGCGCTAGGCAACCGGAGCTGATGACGTTTGCAGTGGTGACACGGGATTGCCCTGTGGGACCTGGGGACAGCGGCGTGTTTgccacacatttgtttatctCCTGTTTGTGTCATAACTGCTCTCGGCTTACCTCATTCTCGTGCTGTACTCAACTGTGTGACTGAAATCAGAGATGGTTTTTTGGCAGTCTGCCAAGGAGGCTACTGTTGCTGGAATGAATTGCATAGAAATTTGTTTTATGCTTGTTCAATCCATTACAGCCATTACAATGAGCTTGTCTTAATATCTCACCACCAGTGGCCTAAACCACTTTTAACACAAGTATACATGCATTCAACTACAGATGGAAATGTATCAGGTACAACAGAAATGTACTGTCAGATACAATAGAATACAAAACCTCAACAGCTACACTGTATTAGATTAAGTTCATAGAATTTCATTAGACACCAAAGAGACTCGAACAATGATGGACTACCTTACATTGTCCCATTTGAAGCTCGCCTGTTATTTTCAGTTGCGTAATGATTTGCTACAGTGTGCGTTTATGAACACAACCCAGGTTTGTGTACCTCTTTGTGTCTTGTCCAATTttcatcactgtctgactgatTTACCAAGGGATGGTTCTGGTCAGAATCCAGGCCGTGTTTAATGTTCTATTTCATGTATTGTGTTCTGGGTAAAAGCTGAGGTAGATGATACCAACAGGCACCGTTACCTGTTAGGTGAGAGGCCAGAGTGTGCGGTCACCACTTCACAATATGCGGCATCATGCCACAAGAAAAGAGCAACCAGAGGACCGCAGACACCTAATGAGGAAATTAGTCATTTACTCAACCTGCCGAACATTGAGAAATAGTGAAAAAGTAGCAAGCACgatagagggagaggagagattgCAAGAGAGGAGCGAGAGGAGCTGGCTCCTTGAAAGCTCCTAAATGACTCAGGGTTTTCAgttcatgttgtttttctctccacCCAGCCAGAACCGATCCACTGACCGTGTCTCCAAGGGTAGTGTGGGATTGACACAGATTTATTTCCAATCCAATTTGGCCCTCCTTCTCTGCTGGACTCTATGCAGTGTCATTACTACCCTTCCTCGGGGGGTCACTCTGGCGGTGTGGCTGGTAGTCTAAGGAGACGCCCCAGGGCAGAGCGTGTCTGGCAGGTAGTTCCCCTTCCCTCCCCGCCGGCCTGGGGGGCTGAGGAGTCTGCTAACACAGGGACAGCAGTCACACTCAGGCAGGTATTAATGAGTTCGGCCAACGCTGTGCTTTTACTTTCAGCTTCCATACTAAGCCCAACACTCTCCTGTTTTACTTCCCcaccctcctccaccccacTCCCTCCTCCAAACTACTCCCTTCTCTACCGCActccctcccctgtcccctcccttctccaccctcctccaccccacTCCCTTCTCCACCCCACTCCCTCCTCCAAACTACTCCCTTCTCTACCGCActccctcccctgtcccctcccttctccaccctcctccaccccacTCCCTCCCCTACCCTCCTCCACCCCACTCCCTTCTccacccacctccctcctcctcattcTCCCCCCTCTGCAACCCACCCCACTCCTTTCCTCCAACCCACTACATTTCAACCACCCCTTCCATCTCCCATCTCCTGTATTCCCGtcctctcccccaccccacctGACCTCAGGTCATCCCAGATTGGAAGGAGCAGGAGTGGGACACAGAGAAGCCTGAGTCGTATGCCGGGATCTTCCACTTCCGTTTCTGGCGCTTTGGTGAGTGGGTGGACGTGGTGATTGATGACCGGCTGCCCACGGTGGACAACCAGCTGGTCTACTGCCACTCGGACGACAGCAACGAGTTCTGGAGCGCACTGGTGGAGAAGGCCTATGCCAAGTTAgtaaattaatcaatcaatgaatGTGGAGTATATTTTCCATTACATTAAGCGTGTTTGCTGATGCTCTTATGAAGAGCAAATATAGTTAAGTGCTTTGCTCAAGGGAACAAcactaatgtttattttgttcacTTTGAGATTTGAACCAGTGACCTTTCAGTAACTGACCCAACACTCTAACCACTCAACAAAGGCCCTTATAGATGATTTGAATATGATGTGTAAAGCATGCTTATTatgtggtttgttttacaaatgtccCATCGTCAGATATTATATACAGATATTATAATAGCATGCATGTCATATTAAAATCACATTTGTTGAgcttcacaatacatttcaaatagttttggaTGGAATGGATATGATGTGagaaaaatgctaatataaGTCTCTGGACTAAAATGCTAGCATTTAGAAACAACGCCAGGAAATGTAAATCAATGCGTATATTACTGTCATATGTTGTCTATTGTCAGGTTCTGACCTCTAGGCATCTCCGTAGTGTTTTTGGTTggccccaattagaggcagacGCCctgtgttgcctctaattggggatcctat
This genomic window from Esox lucius isolate fEsoLuc1 chromosome 7, fEsoLuc1.pri, whole genome shotgun sequence contains:
- the ompb gene encoding olfactory marker protein b isoform X2, which encodes MSAHSTLQLHFRPDPDLTEVMRQRVCSLQQRRGKRQDGERLLQDHEAVYRLDFTQQALRFAHWDVRLKHPGRITLTATSQLWTPDLTHLMNRQLLEPVGVFWRDEGEPDEMPVHHYEADAQEFGERIAEMAKVRKTMYFLLAFEQGGKGHKPEITAPQESLLG
- the ompb gene encoding olfactory marker protein b isoform X1 gives rise to the protein MSAHSTLQLHFRPDPDLTEVMRQRVCSLQQRRGKRQDGERLLQDHEAVYRLDFTQQALRFAHWDVRLKHPGRITLTATSQLWTPDLTHLMNRQLLEPVGVFWRDEGEPDEMPVHHYEADAQEFGERIAEMAKVRKTMYFLLAFEQGVSPDTVECCISFLVDQN
- the ompb gene encoding olfactory marker protein b isoform X3 — protein: MSAHSTLQLHFRPDPDLTEVMRQRVCSLQQRRGKRQDGERLLQDHEAVYRLDFTQQALRFAHWDVRLKHPGRITLTATSQLWTPDLTHLMNRQLLEPVGVFWRDEGEPDEMPVHHYEADAQEFGERIAEMAKGKGHKPEITAPQESLLG